In the genome of Leucobacter luti, one region contains:
- a CDS encoding penicillin acylase family protein: MAVTAAEMRPPTAPPNGAPPAAPPRSAHPRRGRFRRVVLWILAIIVAIALLAGGLGIWTVTRAFPQANGTLQVPGVTNSVSVQRDARGIPTITASSSADLFFAQGFVHAQDRFWEMDFRRHLTSARLSELFGESQLGTDTFLRTLGWHRTAETEVQQLPAETRAFYESYAAGVNAYLNERAGGGLSLEYSVLGLQNPDYSPEPWTPADSVAWFKAMAWDLRTNIEDETARALQAQGLSATQLGELYPGYPFEEHPVILADDPAGTAVTDGTLAAPFPTPAAAAERGSSAAPGSLAGSGSAPDPGSEAAAGAVARSADLGSAAGTAHAAALPKLAALGTLLDRVDTLIAGQGEGVGSNSWVVSGEHTETGKPLLANDPHLSAALPSVWTQMQLRCETVSPACPFDVAGYSFSGLPGIVIGHNEKVAWGFTNLTTDVADLYVERIEDDGYWIDGEKQPFVTRSETINVAGGDPVKIEVKSTGHGPILSGLESDFTAIAENPRLGAPTTPNTANSNSTLDPADDAALPPGEFALSLRWTALDVSRTAEAIFTLNRAENFADFRLAASQFDVPAQNLIYADPDGNIGYQAPGKLPIRGAGDGWLPQPGWDSAYDWQGFIPFTDQPMTYNPESGIIVTANNAIVTDDYQYFLSRDWDYGYRAARIQELLDERIAAGPITALDMAEIQMDNQFPVAATLQRAYEGLTVENQDVAESLKLLSGWDGQNDPDSPAAAFANVLWQHITAQLVDEQAVRIPRDDQSRFARAFELLIDQPDSEWFRSTLNGLATTKDEFLILAAEQAQTELSELQGADPSKWNWGTLHAITLTNGTFGTSGIAPIEALFNRGPFSVGGGSGVVNATGWGLDEGYATTTVPSMRMVIDVSDWDASTWQNLTGASGHAFHPNYTDQTEGWAHGEQYAWAFSPRAVAAAATDELILAPTSS, encoded by the coding sequence ATGGCAGTTACCGCAGCCGAAATGCGCCCACCGACCGCCCCACCGAACGGTGCGCCGCCCGCAGCACCTCCACGCAGCGCGCACCCGAGACGAGGTCGCTTCCGGCGCGTCGTACTGTGGATCCTCGCGATCATCGTAGCGATCGCGTTGCTCGCAGGTGGCCTCGGAATCTGGACCGTCACGCGTGCTTTTCCGCAGGCAAACGGCACGCTGCAGGTCCCTGGAGTGACCAACTCCGTGAGCGTGCAGCGGGATGCACGCGGCATTCCGACAATCACCGCGAGCTCATCGGCCGATCTCTTCTTTGCACAGGGGTTCGTGCACGCGCAAGATCGGTTCTGGGAGATGGACTTCCGCAGACATTTGACGAGCGCTCGGCTATCCGAGCTCTTCGGCGAATCACAGCTTGGCACGGACACATTCCTCCGCACTCTGGGGTGGCACCGCACCGCTGAAACCGAGGTCCAGCAACTACCGGCTGAGACCCGTGCGTTTTACGAATCATACGCAGCCGGTGTGAATGCCTATCTGAACGAACGCGCCGGGGGCGGTCTCTCGCTCGAGTACAGCGTGCTCGGTCTGCAGAACCCTGACTACTCACCGGAGCCGTGGACCCCGGCGGATTCTGTCGCCTGGTTCAAGGCAATGGCCTGGGATCTCCGCACGAACATTGAAGACGAAACAGCTCGCGCCCTTCAGGCGCAAGGACTGAGTGCCACGCAGCTGGGAGAGCTCTACCCCGGATACCCGTTCGAGGAGCACCCCGTCATTCTCGCCGACGATCCCGCGGGCACGGCCGTCACCGACGGAACACTGGCGGCACCGTTCCCCACCCCCGCAGCGGCAGCGGAGCGCGGATCCAGTGCCGCTCCCGGCTCCCTTGCCGGTTCAGGGTCCGCTCCCGATCCCGGCTCCGAGGCGGCCGCAGGAGCCGTCGCGCGCAGCGCCGATCTCGGGAGTGCTGCGGGCACCGCTCACGCAGCCGCACTCCCGAAACTCGCAGCCCTCGGAACCCTCCTCGACCGTGTCGACACACTGATTGCAGGACAGGGAGAGGGCGTCGGCTCAAACTCGTGGGTGGTGTCCGGCGAACACACTGAGACCGGAAAACCGCTGCTCGCCAACGATCCGCACTTGAGTGCTGCGCTCCCCTCGGTGTGGACACAGATGCAGTTGCGTTGCGAGACGGTGTCGCCTGCGTGCCCGTTCGATGTGGCTGGCTACAGCTTCTCGGGGCTGCCAGGAATCGTCATCGGTCACAACGAGAAGGTGGCGTGGGGTTTCACCAACCTCACGACCGACGTCGCGGATCTGTATGTCGAGCGCATCGAAGATGATGGCTACTGGATCGACGGCGAGAAGCAGCCCTTTGTGACCCGCTCAGAGACGATCAACGTCGCTGGGGGCGATCCCGTCAAGATTGAAGTGAAGTCGACCGGGCACGGCCCCATCCTGTCGGGACTCGAATCAGACTTCACCGCGATCGCGGAGAATCCACGTCTCGGAGCACCAACGACGCCGAACACCGCGAACTCCAACTCTACGCTGGACCCCGCAGATGATGCGGCGCTTCCGCCAGGAGAGTTCGCGCTCAGCCTCCGCTGGACGGCGCTCGACGTGAGCCGCACCGCCGAGGCAATCTTCACCCTGAACCGGGCCGAGAATTTCGCAGACTTCCGACTCGCGGCCTCACAGTTCGATGTTCCCGCACAGAACCTGATCTATGCCGACCCCGACGGCAATATTGGGTACCAAGCGCCTGGCAAGCTCCCAATCAGAGGCGCGGGCGATGGCTGGCTGCCACAGCCTGGTTGGGACAGCGCGTACGACTGGCAGGGCTTCATCCCGTTCACCGATCAGCCGATGACCTACAACCCGGAATCCGGAATCATTGTCACCGCGAACAACGCCATCGTTACTGACGACTACCAGTACTTCCTCAGCCGGGATTGGGACTACGGGTACCGCGCCGCTCGCATTCAGGAACTCCTCGACGAGCGAATCGCGGCCGGTCCCATCACTGCTCTGGACATGGCTGAGATCCAAATGGACAACCAGTTCCCGGTTGCTGCGACACTGCAGCGAGCGTATGAGGGTCTCACCGTAGAAAACCAGGATGTTGCCGAGTCACTGAAGCTGCTGTCGGGCTGGGACGGCCAGAACGATCCCGACTCCCCCGCAGCGGCATTCGCAAATGTGCTGTGGCAGCACATCACCGCCCAGCTGGTCGACGAGCAGGCTGTTCGCATTCCCCGTGATGATCAGTCCCGTTTCGCGCGAGCGTTCGAACTGCTGATAGACCAGCCCGACTCGGAGTGGTTCAGAAGTACGCTGAATGGTCTCGCAACAACGAAGGACGAATTCCTTATCCTCGCCGCAGAACAGGCCCAGACTGAACTCTCGGAGTTGCAGGGTGCGGACCCAAGCAAGTGGAACTGGGGCACACTGCACGCCATTACGCTCACGAATGGCACCTTCGGTACGAGTGGGATCGCCCCCATCGAAGCGCTCTTCAACCGCGGCCCCTTCTCGGTCGGCGGTGGCTCCGGCGTAGTGAACGCGACCGGGTGGGGCCTCGACGAAGGCTACGCAACGACGACTGTGCCGTCGATGCGGATGGTCATTGATGTCTCAGACTGGGATGCCTCGACCTGGCAAAACCTCACGGGGGCGAGCGGACACGCGTTCCATCCCAACTACACCGATCAGACCGAGGGGTGGGCACACGGCGAGCAGTATGCGTGGGCGTTCTCACCACGAGCTGTCGCGGCGGCGGCGACCGACGAACTCATACTCGCCCCTACGAGTTCCTGA
- a CDS encoding NRDE family protein, translated as MCTVVIEVPGDQATPIRLLAVRDEDPARAWDPPGQWWPTGFPNTWGVRDRRANGAWLAYANQPGRLAVVLNRAAEVVEPSAGFTSRGTLVLDTIAGSVLQDPPSTPAFTLLDVHGGTAAAVSWDGISLRRKLLAPGVHMIAHHDVNDQASPRIARWLPEFQALAGTPDDAWREAWLELLARSAELGPDDDRAIVRDNTVHGFPTLSLLACLAEIDESGVALDWAEFDPPGTWGNPTFHSGDHRA; from the coding sequence ATGTGCACTGTCGTGATTGAGGTTCCGGGCGACCAAGCCACTCCGATTCGCCTCCTTGCGGTGCGCGACGAAGATCCCGCACGCGCGTGGGATCCCCCAGGACAGTGGTGGCCTACGGGTTTCCCAAATACCTGGGGCGTGCGGGATCGACGCGCGAACGGCGCGTGGTTGGCCTATGCGAATCAGCCAGGACGGCTCGCAGTGGTGCTCAATCGCGCGGCCGAAGTCGTGGAGCCGAGCGCAGGTTTCACCTCACGCGGCACCCTGGTGCTCGACACTATTGCTGGATCGGTGCTGCAGGATCCGCCTTCCACACCCGCGTTCACCCTCCTCGACGTTCACGGTGGGACCGCGGCGGCTGTGTCGTGGGACGGCATCTCTCTGCGCCGCAAGCTGCTCGCGCCAGGCGTGCACATGATCGCCCACCACGACGTGAATGACCAGGCATCACCCCGAATCGCCCGGTGGCTTCCCGAGTTTCAAGCACTCGCTGGCACACCGGACGACGCCTGGCGCGAGGCGTGGCTCGAGCTCCTCGCGCGCTCCGCCGAACTCGGGCCGGACGATGATCGCGCGATCGTGCGCGACAACACCGTCCATGGGTTCCCCACGCTCTCATTGCTCGCGTGTCTCGCTGAGATCGATGAGAGCGGTGTCGCACTCGACTGGGCGGAATTTGATCCGCCTGGCACCTGGGGGAACCCCACCTTTCACTCCGGGGACCACCGAGCGTAG
- a CDS encoding phosphopantothenate--cysteine ligase family flavoprotein, with product MNIVLGVSGGIAAYKSVALARLLVEAGHEVHVVPTADALRFVGKPTWEAISRNPVTTSVHEDVPEVRHVALGQRADLVIVAPATANTLARMTAGLADDLLGTTLLATRAPVLVAPAMHTEMWQHAATQDNVAILRSRGVVFVGPESGRLTGDDTGPGRMSEPQVIGERAAAILAAGVAEESADAAGVAPPTGVFGRVAGDDPGTSEVDDDSDATVISGAVSGSIGQAEGDLVGLRVLVTAGGTREPIDPVRYLGNRSSGKQGVAVALAAADRGAKVVLLAANIDDAVLSEVAHRAEVRVVPVGTTAELESAAHAASAGAEAVIMAAAVADYRVADVADQKIRKEDAPGEAPTLTLVENPDILVGLVRDRRPGQVIVGFAAETVSTEEELLERGRRKLLRKGVDLLALNAVGWSEGFESGDNDVRVLDADGTVVSSVSGTKREVAERLLDAVRHELDAAAR from the coding sequence GTGAACATTGTGCTGGGAGTCAGCGGCGGTATTGCCGCCTACAAGTCCGTTGCCCTTGCCCGCCTGCTGGTGGAGGCCGGGCACGAGGTCCACGTCGTGCCCACCGCAGATGCACTGCGTTTCGTGGGCAAACCGACCTGGGAAGCCATCAGTCGCAACCCTGTGACGACGTCGGTGCACGAAGACGTCCCCGAGGTGCGGCATGTGGCGCTCGGACAGCGCGCCGACCTGGTGATTGTTGCTCCTGCTACAGCGAACACGCTCGCACGGATGACGGCTGGCCTCGCCGACGATCTCCTCGGTACCACGCTGCTCGCCACGCGCGCACCGGTGCTCGTAGCCCCGGCGATGCACACCGAAATGTGGCAGCACGCTGCGACGCAGGATAACGTCGCAATCTTGCGATCCAGAGGAGTCGTCTTTGTGGGTCCGGAGAGTGGCCGTCTCACCGGCGATGACACTGGCCCTGGACGGATGAGCGAACCTCAGGTCATTGGTGAGCGGGCCGCCGCAATCCTCGCGGCGGGGGTCGCTGAGGAATCAGCCGACGCCGCAGGGGTCGCCCCGCCAACGGGGGTGTTTGGCCGCGTTGCAGGAGATGATCCAGGGACCTCCGAAGTCGACGATGACTCTGACGCGACGGTGATATCCGGAGCGGTCTCTGGATCCATCGGACAAGCCGAGGGCGACTTGGTCGGGCTGAGAGTATTGGTGACCGCTGGTGGAACGCGCGAGCCGATTGATCCGGTTCGCTATCTCGGGAACCGCTCGAGCGGGAAACAGGGCGTCGCCGTGGCACTCGCTGCCGCGGATCGCGGCGCAAAAGTTGTTCTCCTCGCGGCGAACATCGATGATGCGGTCCTCTCTGAGGTCGCTCATCGTGCTGAAGTGCGAGTGGTTCCCGTCGGCACGACGGCTGAGCTGGAATCTGCGGCGCACGCTGCGTCGGCTGGCGCTGAGGCAGTGATCATGGCTGCCGCCGTCGCCGATTATCGCGTTGCTGACGTGGCTGACCAGAAGATCCGCAAAGAAGACGCTCCCGGTGAGGCCCCCACGCTCACGCTCGTTGAAAACCCAGACATCCTGGTTGGACTCGTGCGGGATCGCCGCCCTGGTCAGGTGATCGTCGGGTTTGCGGCTGAGACGGTGTCGACCGAGGAGGAGCTGCTGGAGCGGGGCAGGCGAAAGCTGTTGCGCAAGGGGGTCGACCTGCTCGCGCTGAATGCCGTGGGCTGGAGCGAAGGCTTCGAATCTGGGGACAATGACGTGCGTGTGCTTGATGCCGATGGCACAGTCGTGAGCTCAGTCTCCGGAACAAAACGTGAGGTTGCCGAGCGCCTCCTCGATGCAGTGCGCCACGAGCTCGATGCCGCTGCGCGCTGA
- a CDS encoding DUF3107 domain-containing protein, translated as MEVRIGIKQSPRELAFETNASAEEVRGLFETAAAKDSGLVALVDTKGRQYLVSADSVTYVELGGEAGRRVGFVS; from the coding sequence GTGGAAGTTCGCATCGGCATCAAGCAGTCACCCCGTGAGCTCGCATTCGAAACCAACGCGAGCGCCGAAGAAGTTCGCGGGCTCTTCGAAACCGCTGCTGCGAAGGACTCCGGCCTCGTCGCACTCGTCGACACCAAGGGCCGCCAGTACCTCGTCAGCGCCGACTCCGTCACGTATGTCGAACTCGGCGGCGAAGCAGGACGCCGCGTAGGCTTTGTGAGCTAG